One genomic window of Halovivax cerinus includes the following:
- a CDS encoding aldehyde dehydrogenase — MESTNYDLFVDGDGLESTGDDRIPVEYPYDREVWATVPDATGDDVDAAVTAAREAFDGEWGSFGPSRRREILHQIADTVESHVDELARLETLGNGRHLRESTAQLGHVVEFLHFFARRCEEVAEGRVNAAEQKDGRMFNYVTKEPYGVVGAITPWNVPLLLSCWKLAPALAAGNTFVHKPSEVTPVSALRLAELLTEHTDLPDGAYNVVTGYGEGAGQALVGHPDVDKVAFTGSTETGRAVAAEAGRNLSAVSLELGGKSPHVIFPSADLENAANGVTKGIFTSMGQVCMAGSRVIVHEDIHDEFVDLLAERAADVVLGDPMDPETHVGPIAFERQFETVRDYIDMGREAGATLACGGIETDEEGYFVQPTVLTDVASDMRVAQEEIFGPVASVLTFRDEDEALALANDVDYGLAGAVWTEDMRQAHRAADEIRAGTIWVNEYRVIAPNVPFGGFEDSGLGREAGREGLEAYYQTKSVWMDLSGEVDNPFNPY; from the coding sequence ATGGAGAGCACGAACTACGACCTGTTCGTCGACGGTGACGGTCTCGAGTCGACCGGCGACGACCGAATACCCGTCGAGTATCCGTACGATCGCGAGGTCTGGGCGACGGTTCCCGACGCAACCGGCGACGACGTCGACGCGGCCGTCACCGCCGCGAGAGAGGCGTTCGACGGCGAGTGGGGCTCGTTCGGCCCGAGTCGGCGACGGGAGATCCTCCACCAGATCGCAGATACGGTCGAGTCACACGTCGACGAACTCGCGCGTCTCGAGACGCTGGGGAACGGCCGGCACCTGCGAGAGTCCACCGCGCAGCTGGGCCACGTCGTCGAGTTCCTCCACTTCTTCGCGCGCCGGTGCGAGGAGGTAGCGGAGGGACGCGTCAACGCCGCCGAGCAGAAGGACGGACGGATGTTCAACTACGTCACGAAGGAGCCCTACGGCGTCGTCGGCGCGATCACCCCGTGGAACGTTCCGCTGTTGCTCTCGTGCTGGAAGCTCGCACCGGCCCTCGCCGCGGGGAACACGTTCGTCCACAAGCCGAGTGAGGTGACGCCGGTCAGCGCCCTCCGGCTGGCGGAGTTGCTCACAGAACACACCGACCTCCCGGACGGCGCGTACAACGTCGTCACCGGATACGGTGAGGGTGCGGGGCAGGCCCTGGTCGGCCACCCGGACGTCGACAAGGTGGCGTTCACCGGGAGTACGGAGACGGGGCGGGCCGTCGCCGCTGAAGCCGGCCGGAACCTCTCGGCCGTCTCGCTCGAACTCGGCGGCAAGAGTCCGCACGTGATCTTCCCCTCGGCCGACCTCGAGAACGCCGCCAACGGCGTGACGAAGGGGATCTTCACGTCGATGGGGCAGGTCTGCATGGCCGGGTCCCGGGTCATCGTCCACGAGGACATCCACGACGAGTTCGTCGATCTGCTCGCCGAGCGGGCCGCCGACGTCGTCCTTGGAGACCCGATGGACCCGGAAACGCACGTCGGACCGATCGCATTCGAGAGACAGTTCGAGACAGTCCGCGACTACATCGATATGGGCAGAGAGGCGGGCGCGACGCTGGCGTGTGGCGGGATCGAGACGGACGAGGAGGGCTACTTCGTCCAGCCGACCGTCCTGACCGACGTCGCGTCTGACATGCGAGTCGCCCAGGAGGAGATCTTCGGCCCGGTCGCGTCCGTCCTCACGTTTCGGGACGAGGACGAGGCGCTCGCACTGGCGAACGACGTCGACTACGGCCTCGCGGGCGCCGTCTGGACGGAAGACATGCGGCAGGCCCACCGGGCCGCCGACGAGATCAGGGCCGGCACGATATGGGTGAACGAGTACCGGGTCATCGCGCCGAACGTGCCCTTCGGCGGGTTCGAAGACAGCGGCCTCGGCCGCGAAGCCGGCCGCGAGGGGCTCGAAGCGTACTACCAGACAAAGAGCGTCTGGATGGACCTCTCCGGCGAGGTCGACAATCCGTTCAATCCGTACTGA
- a CDS encoding ABC transporter substrate-binding protein, with protein sequence MGSELGNFSTRREVLAATGATTLAGVAGCMGGDDGENTIRYAGVTGALVNDLLATFNLSDHMTEEVFEYAGEEYEFEFLDVASTPEVVRSLGSGEADLGLLAYSSLANAIEEDILQGGATVIAPLTYDGPRYADTYCATAGSDITDPADLEGGSLAVNGIGTAIDIAARYVFVQEGVDVDSVQFQEIDFPAMAATLADGTVDAATFVQPFYQQNESDLQVVFDTADAFGDFLKIFVTARDDFLADNAEPVEYMLEDFWTGLQWWADDANSEQRLDIATEVIGLDRAVLEPIIGTDADYYHGEDGLRIDPAWIQAPIDGMQEVGEIEESIDVSEYVDNAYLSEAANVEPSTLG encoded by the coding sequence ATGGGTTCAGAATTAGGCAACTTTTCGACGCGGAGAGAGGTACTCGCGGCGACGGGTGCGACGACGCTCGCCGGCGTGGCGGGGTGCATGGGCGGTGACGACGGCGAGAACACGATCAGGTACGCCGGCGTGACCGGCGCGCTGGTCAACGACCTCCTGGCAACGTTCAACCTGTCGGATCACATGACAGAGGAGGTCTTCGAGTACGCCGGCGAGGAGTACGAGTTCGAGTTCCTCGACGTGGCGAGCACGCCCGAGGTGGTCCGATCGCTCGGGTCCGGCGAGGCGGACCTCGGCTTGCTCGCGTACTCCTCGCTCGCGAACGCGATCGAAGAGGACATCTTGCAGGGCGGCGCGACGGTCATCGCGCCGCTGACGTACGACGGCCCGCGCTACGCGGACACGTACTGTGCGACGGCGGGGTCTGACATCACCGACCCGGCCGACCTGGAGGGCGGGTCGCTGGCGGTCAACGGCATCGGGACGGCGATCGACATCGCCGCGCGATACGTGTTCGTCCAGGAGGGAGTCGACGTCGACTCCGTCCAGTTCCAGGAGATCGACTTCCCGGCGATGGCCGCGACGCTGGCCGACGGGACGGTCGACGCCGCGACGTTCGTCCAGCCCTTCTACCAGCAGAACGAGTCGGACCTGCAGGTCGTCTTCGACACGGCCGACGCGTTCGGTGACTTCCTCAAGATCTTCGTCACTGCCCGCGACGACTTCCTCGCCGACAACGCCGAACCGGTCGAGTACATGCTGGAGGACTTCTGGACGGGCCTGCAGTGGTGGGCCGACGACGCCAACAGCGAGCAGCGCCTCGACATCGCGACGGAGGTCATCGGGCTCGACCGGGCGGTCCTCGAACCGATCATCGGCACCGACGCCGACTACTACCACGGCGAGGACGGCCTCCGCATCGATCCGGCCTGGATCCAGGCGCCGATCGACGGCATGCAGGAGGTCGGCGAAATCGAGGAGTCGATCGACGTGAGCGAGTACGTCGACAACGCCTACCTCTCGGAGGCAGCGAACGTCGAACCCTCGACGCTCGGCTGA
- a CDS encoding ABC transporter permease, producing the protein MSGAYPDGTIRDRLQSGSTRVVTYVGPLLTVLLGWAVIAHFELIDERTLPPPTAVWESFVSLTSEGTLTEAIAVTLPRAGAAFAIGVSAGVLVGLTMSQFRLVEWFFDPILSTLFPIPKITLVPVFILWLGPNTTAVVTLAAFEAFFPVAIATHGGTKSVDRELIWSARAMGLSRLQTAVKVVLPASLPDVLNGAQISLFLTFAVIVVSEMVLAPSGLGQILTESMRSFQTADAIAVIVVVALFGLLFDGVFRMLQARFTWWAQ; encoded by the coding sequence ATGAGCGGCGCGTACCCGGACGGGACCATCCGCGACCGCCTGCAGAGCGGTTCGACACGGGTGGTCACCTACGTCGGCCCGCTGCTGACCGTCCTGCTCGGGTGGGCGGTGATCGCTCACTTCGAACTGATCGACGAGCGGACGCTCCCGCCGCCGACGGCCGTCTGGGAGTCGTTCGTCTCGCTGACGTCCGAGGGGACGCTGACCGAGGCGATCGCGGTGACGCTTCCGCGCGCCGGCGCTGCGTTCGCAATCGGCGTCAGCGCGGGCGTGCTGGTCGGGTTGACCATGTCGCAGTTCCGCCTGGTCGAGTGGTTCTTCGACCCGATCCTCTCGACGCTGTTCCCGATCCCGAAGATCACGCTCGTCCCGGTCTTCATCCTCTGGCTCGGACCCAACACGACGGCCGTGGTCACCCTGGCGGCCTTCGAGGCGTTCTTCCCCGTGGCGATCGCCACGCACGGCGGGACGAAGTCGGTCGATCGCGAACTGATATGGTCCGCCCGTGCGATGGGTCTCTCGCGCCTACAGACCGCGGTGAAGGTCGTCTTGCCCGCGTCCCTACCGGACGTGCTGAACGGCGCCCAGATCTCGCTGTTCCTGACGTTCGCCGTGATCGTCGTCTCCGAGATGGTGCTGGCCCCGTCGGGACTGGGACAGATCCTCACGGAGTCGATGCGGAGCTTCCAGACGGCCGACGCCATCGCGGTCATCGTGGTTGTCGCCCTGTTCGGACTCCTCTTCGACGGTGTCTTCCGGATGCTCCAGGCCCGATTCACCTGGTGGGCACAGTGA
- a CDS encoding amidohydrolase has product MSSADECDDLVSFRRDLHRHPEPAWCEFYTTSRIVEALDARDVDELYVGPAAIDGDARRNVPDDDTLQTWLDRARAAGADPSVLETVSGGLTGAVAVLDRGDGPTIGLRVDIDALPITEAREDHVPADEGFRSEHEGYMHACGHDAHTTIGLGVLDAVADSDFAGTLKVFFQPAEEKGSGAEPMAKSGHVDDVDYLLAVHVGFDHPTGEVVAGFDGFLAVRDFQAAFVGEPAHAGANPHQGRNAIQALGTAIENLYAIPRHGDGPTRVNVGVVDGGTATNVVPEAAVLSGQVRGETTELMEYTYAEAERVLRSAATLHDVELEIPQDVGASAPSAESDDEVAAVVAAVAGDVDGVTTVLDRAVLDGSEDATHLMRRVTHNGGRAAYVGVGTDHPGGHHTETFDVDEESLRIGVEVISGAVTDLAERRP; this is encoded by the coding sequence ATGAGCAGCGCCGACGAGTGTGACGACCTGGTTTCGTTCCGGCGAGACCTCCACCGACACCCCGAGCCCGCGTGGTGTGAGTTCTACACGACGAGTCGGATCGTCGAGGCGCTCGACGCGCGTGACGTCGACGAACTGTACGTCGGGCCGGCGGCGATCGACGGCGACGCCCGACGGAACGTTCCCGACGATGATACCCTCCAGACGTGGCTCGACCGTGCTCGTGCAGCCGGGGCGGACCCGTCAGTGCTCGAAACCGTCTCGGGCGGGCTCACCGGTGCCGTCGCCGTCCTCGACCGCGGCGACGGTCCCACGATCGGACTCCGGGTCGACATCGACGCGCTCCCGATCACCGAAGCCCGCGAGGATCACGTGCCTGCCGACGAGGGGTTCCGATCGGAACACGAGGGGTACATGCACGCATGCGGTCACGACGCGCACACGACGATCGGCCTCGGCGTCCTCGACGCCGTCGCCGACAGCGACTTCGCCGGGACGTTGAAGGTGTTCTTCCAGCCCGCAGAGGAGAAGGGAAGCGGTGCCGAGCCGATGGCGAAGAGCGGTCACGTCGACGACGTAGACTACCTGCTCGCCGTCCACGTCGGGTTCGATCACCCGACCGGCGAGGTCGTCGCCGGGTTCGACGGGTTCCTCGCGGTCAGGGACTTTCAGGCGGCGTTCGTCGGCGAACCCGCGCACGCCGGAGCGAACCCCCACCAGGGCCGGAACGCGATCCAGGCGCTGGGGACGGCGATCGAGAACCTCTACGCGATCCCGAGACACGGCGACGGACCGACCCGTGTGAACGTCGGCGTCGTCGACGGTGGGACGGCGACGAACGTCGTCCCCGAGGCGGCCGTCCTCTCCGGACAGGTCCGCGGGGAGACGACCGAGCTCATGGAGTACACCTACGCCGAAGCCGAACGCGTCCTCCGGTCCGCGGCGACACTGCACGACGTCGAACTCGAGATCCCCCAGGACGTCGGTGCCAGTGCGCCGTCCGCGGAGAGTGACGACGAGGTCGCGGCCGTCGTCGCCGCGGTCGCCGGCGACGTCGACGGCGTCACGACCGTTCTCGACCGCGCCGTCCTAGACGGGAGCGAGGACGCGACGCACCTCATGCGACGCGTAACGCACAACGGTGGACGCGCCGCGTACGTCGGCGTCGGTACGGATCACCCTGGCGGCCACCACACCGAGACGTTCGACGTCGACGAGGAGAGCCTCCGAATCGGCGTCGAGGTGATCTCCGGGGCGGTCACCGACCTCGCCGAGCGTCGACCCTGA
- a CDS encoding ABC transporter ATP-binding protein — protein sequence MATVTLDDITHVYGSGDDAVTALSDVSVRADEGEFVSIVGPSGCGKSTLLYLTGGFLDPTAGTIAVDGDPIDGPGTDRGVVFQEYALYPWKTAMENVTFGLSHVTDLDAEAIESRARAELARVGLEGDADKYPTELSGGMKQRVAIARTLAYDPAILLMDEPFGALDDQTRELLQEDLLDICTETDRTSLFVTHDIEEATYLSDRVIVLTAQPGEVKTVVSVDIDRSLPRDEVLRTDAFLETATEIRSAVHEELVIGSGH from the coding sequence ATGGCAACCGTCACGCTCGACGACATCACGCACGTTTACGGTTCGGGCGACGACGCGGTGACCGCGCTCTCTGACGTCTCCGTGCGCGCCGACGAGGGCGAGTTCGTCTCGATCGTCGGCCCGAGTGGCTGCGGAAAGAGTACCCTCCTCTACCTGACCGGCGGATTCCTCGATCCGACGGCGGGCACGATCGCCGTCGACGGCGACCCGATCGACGGGCCGGGGACCGACCGCGGCGTCGTCTTCCAGGAGTACGCGCTCTACCCCTGGAAGACCGCCATGGAGAACGTCACGTTCGGCCTGTCGCACGTCACCGACCTCGACGCGGAGGCGATCGAATCGCGCGCCCGCGCCGAACTCGCCCGCGTCGGTCTCGAGGGGGACGCCGACAAGTATCCGACGGAACTCTCCGGCGGGATGAAACAGCGCGTCGCCATCGCCCGGACGCTCGCGTACGACCCGGCGATTCTCCTGATGGACGAGCCGTTCGGCGCCCTCGACGACCAGACGCGCGAACTCCTCCAGGAGGATCTGCTCGACATCTGCACCGAGACGGACAGGACGTCACTCTTCGTGACGCACGACATCGAGGAGGCCACCTACCTCTCGGACCGGGTAATCGTGCTCACCGCCCAGCCCGGCGAGGTCAAGACCGTCGTTTCGGTCGACATCGACCGGTCGTTGCCCCGAGACGAGGTACTCCGGACCGACGCGTTCCTGGAGACGGCGACCGAGATTCGCTCTGCCGTCCACGAGGAACTCGTCATCGGGTCGGGCCACTGA
- the thrC gene encoding threonine synthase, translating to MRLECLRCGRQASRTDTVGCDACGGALSVRYDATLDPDRIAAGETLFERYGDRLPSAGSVAGIEGETPLVRADRLASSLDVDATVYVKDERRNPTSSFKDRAYAPAVSLAAEEGEEAVVTASTGNAAAACALYAARADLPCYLLVAGNAPAHKLTEPLAYGARAVRVDGLFDGGEVTLIDTLEAVADQLGAYLAFAYRPFNPVLEEGIKTISYEVAEALEWTSPDVVVTATGGGDNLVAQHRGFRELHEAGLVETTPRMVAAQAAGASAVVDAIERDAESPIPPSTTDTVASGIDATFASDRVVEVIRESGGTAIAVSDEALLDGERTLAKTTGVWAEPASAVVVPVLTELAARGTIGSGDVVVLTVTGSGHKHVEPFEPRLPTVERVDCDPDAVASALRSD from the coding sequence ATGCGACTCGAGTGTCTTCGGTGCGGACGGCAGGCCTCGCGGACCGACACCGTCGGGTGCGACGCCTGCGGGGGCGCACTATCCGTTCGATACGACGCGACGCTCGACCCCGATCGGATCGCCGCCGGCGAGACGCTCTTCGAACGGTACGGCGACCGACTCCCCTCGGCGGGATCGGTGGCCGGGATCGAAGGCGAGACGCCGCTCGTGCGCGCCGATCGACTGGCGTCGTCGCTCGACGTCGACGCGACCGTGTACGTCAAGGACGAACGCCGGAACCCCACGAGCAGCTTCAAGGATCGCGCGTACGCGCCGGCCGTCTCGCTCGCCGCCGAGGAGGGCGAGGAGGCGGTCGTAACCGCCTCGACGGGGAACGCGGCTGCGGCCTGCGCGCTGTACGCGGCGCGCGCCGATCTGCCGTGTTACCTGCTCGTCGCCGGAAACGCGCCCGCGCACAAACTGACCGAACCGCTCGCTTACGGGGCGCGGGCCGTTCGCGTAGACGGGCTGTTCGACGGGGGAGAGGTGACGTTGATCGACACGCTGGAGGCGGTCGCCGACCAGCTCGGGGCGTATCTCGCGTTCGCGTATCGTCCGTTCAATCCCGTCCTCGAGGAGGGTATCAAGACGATCTCGTACGAGGTCGCCGAGGCACTGGAGTGGACGTCGCCCGACGTGGTCGTCACGGCGACGGGTGGCGGCGACAATCTCGTCGCGCAACATCGTGGGTTCAGGGAGTTGCACGAGGCGGGACTCGTCGAGACGACCCCGCGAATGGTCGCTGCGCAAGCCGCCGGCGCGTCGGCCGTCGTCGACGCGATCGAGCGGGACGCGGAGTCGCCGATCCCGCCGTCGACGACCGACACTGTTGCATCCGGTATCGACGCGACGTTCGCCAGCGACCGGGTCGTCGAGGTGATTCGCGAGAGCGGCGGCACGGCGATCGCGGTGAGCGACGAGGCGTTACTCGACGGCGAGCGGACGCTCGCGAAGACGACCGGCGTCTGGGCCGAACCAGCGAGCGCCGTCGTCGTCCCGGTGCTCACGGAACTGGCGGCGCGTGGAACGATCGGGAGCGGCGACGTCGTCGTCCTGACGGTCACCGGAAGCGGTCACAAGCACGTCGAACCGTTCGAACCCCGACTTCCGACCGTCGAGCGCGTCGACTGCGATCCCGACGCCGTCGCGTCCGCGCTCCGGAGTGACTGA
- a CDS encoding pyridoxal phosphate-dependent aminotransferase translates to MSETDRLAARARGAEGSEIRVMFERARAYDGDLARLEIGEPDFDTPGYVVDAAAEGARGGATHYTSTYGTTPLREGIADRIERENGVPVDADGVLVTAGGIEAITVGLLSVAGPGDEVVVLTPGFANYTAQVELTGAEPVQVSLPPETGFDLDPDLVAEHVTDDTAAVVLCRPTNPTGRVYDEADVRAVARVAADHDAYVLADEVYERLTYEGTRRSVAAIADDPEWVLSVNSFSKGHAMTGWRVGWLAGPSDVIDAAQVIRQTTTLCPSSVSQEAALAALEGPQEPFEEMVAAYEDRRDTVLERVREWPEITCADPEGAFYAFLDVRAFDEPAMDLALRLLSDYGVSTTPGTAFGPGGEGHLRISYATDEAVLETGLDRLERAIRDEFE, encoded by the coding sequence ATGTCAGAAACGGACCGTCTCGCGGCGCGTGCGAGGGGCGCCGAGGGATCCGAGATTCGAGTCATGTTCGAGCGAGCGCGAGCGTACGACGGCGACCTCGCGCGCCTCGAAATCGGCGAACCGGACTTCGACACGCCCGGGTACGTCGTCGACGCAGCGGCCGAGGGGGCACGCGGCGGTGCGACGCACTACACGTCGACCTACGGAACGACGCCACTTCGCGAGGGGATCGCCGACCGGATCGAGCGCGAGAACGGCGTCCCGGTCGATGCCGACGGCGTCCTGGTGACCGCCGGCGGTATCGAGGCGATCACGGTCGGGCTCCTGTCGGTCGCCGGCCCGGGCGACGAGGTGGTGGTGTTGACGCCCGGGTTCGCCAACTACACCGCGCAGGTCGAACTGACCGGCGCCGAACCCGTTCAGGTCTCGCTCCCGCCCGAGACCGGGTTCGATCTCGACCCCGACCTCGTGGCCGAGCACGTCACCGACGACACCGCCGCCGTCGTCCTGTGTCGCCCGACGAACCCGACTGGTCGCGTCTACGACGAGGCCGACGTGCGCGCGGTCGCCCGGGTCGCCGCCGACCACGACGCCTACGTCCTCGCCGACGAGGTCTACGAGCGACTGACCTACGAGGGGACCCGCCGGAGCGTCGCTGCCATCGCCGACGACCCCGAGTGGGTGCTGTCAGTCAACTCGTTCTCGAAGGGCCACGCGATGACCGGCTGGCGCGTCGGCTGGCTGGCCGGCCCGTCGGACGTGATCGACGCGGCGCAGGTCATCCGCCAGACGACCACGTTGTGTCCCTCGAGCGTGTCCCAGGAGGCGGCGCTGGCAGCACTGGAGGGCCCACAGGAGCCGTTCGAGGAGATGGTCGCGGCGTACGAAGACCGTCGAGATACTGTCCTAGAGCGCGTCCGGGAGTGGCCGGAGATCACCTGCGCCGATCCCGAGGGCGCGTTCTACGCCTTCCTCGACGTCCGCGCGTTCGACGAACCGGCGATGGACCTCGCGCTCCGCCTGCTTTCGGACTACGGCGTCTCGACGACGCCCGGAACCGCGTTCGGCCCTGGCGGCGAGGGCCACCTCCGAATCAGTTACGCGACCGACGAAGCCGTCCTCGAGACCGGCCTCGATCGACTCGAACGGGCGATCCGCGACGAGTTCGAGTGA
- a CDS encoding APC family permease, translating into MGTEGTSGGLVRQLSWVHSASVIIGTMIGAGIFVITAEAAGIMGPAVPLGFVLAVPVIVATALVYSVYMSSPLGDHPGGAYVHISRTWNSLFAGYLFMWLKWVSFIGALAVLSTGFGEAMQFFEPLAFLGITEWAVVWVTVFFLLNLSGVDVFGNAQAVMTGLLLLILILLALPGLAFVELDNFSPLFPDELYGSGYVDPFLQGMAALMFSYIGFEALAQTAGETENPRETLPKVFAYSTVFVGALYTLVTLVVIGVLGWEGAAATDTPLTEAAATYFPLGTAGIVAIGSMLAFATSLNSTFMVPSRILYMFGEDDIVPDALTHVNDRFNTPDVGLTITWVLAVAVLVTGTFEFALAISLAALFMMYVAHSVSALAMPWVRPELYERCNLRFKPWVLAIIAGFSAIFMGLFAWQTIALDSFGPALETLLSGQIRAGLTASPALLIVVWSVVGIAIFVGYKAYRRSQGIEHDEDRILRAVYEDEEPSTVED; encoded by the coding sequence ATGGGAACTGAAGGCACGTCGGGCGGATTGGTTCGACAGCTGTCGTGGGTGCACAGCGCGTCGGTCATCATCGGGACGATGATCGGGGCCGGGATCTTCGTCATCACGGCGGAGGCCGCAGGCATCATGGGTCCGGCGGTGCCGCTCGGCTTCGTCCTGGCGGTACCGGTCATCGTCGCGACGGCGCTCGTCTACTCGGTGTACATGAGCAGTCCGCTCGGGGACCACCCCGGCGGCGCGTACGTACACATCTCGCGAACGTGGAACTCGCTGTTCGCCGGGTACCTCTTCATGTGGCTGAAGTGGGTGTCGTTCATCGGGGCACTCGCCGTCCTCTCGACCGGGTTCGGCGAAGCGATGCAGTTCTTCGAACCGCTCGCGTTCCTGGGAATCACCGAGTGGGCGGTCGTGTGGGTCACCGTATTCTTCCTGTTGAACCTCTCCGGCGTGGACGTCTTCGGCAACGCACAGGCGGTCATGACTGGCTTGCTACTGCTGATCCTGATTCTCCTCGCGCTCCCGGGACTCGCGTTCGTGGAGCTGGACAACTTCAGCCCGCTCTTCCCGGACGAACTCTACGGGTCGGGCTACGTCGACCCGTTTCTCCAGGGGATGGCTGCGCTCATGTTCTCGTACATCGGCTTCGAGGCGCTCGCACAGACCGCGGGCGAGACGGAGAACCCCCGCGAGACGCTGCCGAAGGTGTTCGCCTACAGCACGGTCTTCGTCGGCGCCCTCTACACCCTCGTCACCCTCGTCGTCATCGGCGTCCTCGGGTGGGAGGGAGCGGCCGCGACCGATACGCCGCTGACGGAGGCCGCCGCCACGTACTTCCCGCTCGGGACGGCCGGCATCGTCGCGATCGGGAGCATGCTCGCGTTCGCGACCAGTCTGAACTCCACGTTCATGGTCCCGAGTCGCATCCTTTACATGTTCGGCGAGGACGACATCGTGCCCGACGCGCTCACGCACGTCAACGACCGCTTCAACACGCCAGACGTCGGCCTGACGATCACCTGGGTCCTCGCCGTCGCGGTCCTGGTGACCGGGACGTTCGAGTTCGCGCTCGCCATCTCGCTGGCCGCGCTGTTCATGATGTACGTCGCCCACTCGGTCTCGGCCCTGGCGATGCCGTGGGTCCGCCCCGAGCTGTACGAGCGATGTAACCTCCGGTTCAAGCCGTGGGTGCTCGCCATCATCGCCGGCTTCAGCGCGATTTTCATGGGCCTGTTCGCCTGGCAGACGATCGCCCTCGACTCGTTCGGGCCCGCACTCGAGACGCTCCTCTCGGGCCAGATCCGGGCCGGACTGACGGCCAGCCCCGCCCTTCTGATCGTCGTCTGGTCGGTCGTCGGCATCGCGATCTTCGTCGGATACAAGGCGTACCGCCGCTCGCAGGGGATCGAGCACGACGAAGATCGGATCCTCCGGGCCGTGTACGAGGACGAGGAACCGTCGACGGTCGAGGACTGA
- a CDS encoding dihydrodipicolinate synthase family protein: MTLRLTADDVTGVFAIMPTPATPDANDPAARETVDVDETARVVRELEAAGANAVMLTGTSGEAFALTPEEWRTVTRTAAETAEEMAVLAGPTTLNTRTTIDRAKFARDVGCDGLLLGRPMWCELSPDATVTFYRQVAEAVPELGIVAYDNPGAFKRPISSWDRLVPIENFVGVKYVSLGPEYWEALRQVRNADGECTVLQMDAYLAAAMTWDPDVPAACWSSSVSCGPAPTMALVAALEAGEWERAIALSRRMARTFETFFPEGNMQVFGRHTPAVVKARMNEAGFMRAGPVRPPDPETPEAYLEGGRESGRRWRELAEAVERGEFD; encoded by the coding sequence ATGACGCTCAGATTGACGGCAGACGACGTGACCGGCGTGTTCGCGATCATGCCGACGCCCGCGACCCCAGACGCGAACGACCCGGCTGCACGGGAGACGGTCGACGTCGACGAGACCGCGCGGGTCGTCCGTGAACTGGAGGCGGCCGGCGCGAACGCGGTGATGCTGACGGGAACCTCAGGCGAGGCGTTCGCGCTCACACCCGAGGAGTGGCGGACCGTGACCCGTACTGCGGCGGAGACGGCCGAGGAGATGGCCGTGCTGGCCGGCCCGACGACGCTGAACACGCGAACGACGATCGACCGGGCGAAATTCGCGCGCGACGTCGGCTGCGATGGTCTCCTGCTCGGCCGGCCGATGTGGTGTGAACTCTCGCCGGACGCGACGGTCACGTTCTACCGGCAGGTCGCCGAGGCGGTCCCGGAACTGGGGATCGTGGCCTACGACAACCCGGGCGCGTTCAAGCGGCCGATCTCGTCCTGGGACCGACTCGTTCCCATCGAGAACTTCGTCGGCGTGAAGTACGTCAGCCTGGGGCCGGAGTACTGGGAGGCACTCCGCCAGGTCAGGAACGCCGACGGCGAGTGTACCGTCCTCCAGATGGACGCCTACCTCGCGGCCGCGATGACGTGGGATCCCGACGTCCCGGCGGCGTGCTGGTCGTCGAGCGTCTCCTGCGGTCCGGCCCCGACGATGGCGCTGGTGGCGGCGCTCGAGGCGGGCGAGTGGGAGCGAGCCATCGCGCTGTCTCGACGGATGGCCCGCACGTTCGAGACCTTCTTCCCCGAAGGGAACATGCAGGTGTTCGGTCGCCACACGCCGGCCGTCGTCAAGGCGCGCATGAACGAGGCGGGCTTCATGCGCGCCGGTCCCGTCCGACCGCCGGACCCGGAGACACCGGAGGCGTACCTCGAAGGGGGTCGGGAGTCGGGTCGACGATGGCGTGAACTCGCCGAGGCGGTCGAACGCGGCGAGTTCGACTAG